GCAGGGCATCGCCACAATCGAGGGGAATGATATCACGCTTGTCGGCCCGGAACTGCATGTAGGCGATCCTGCACCAGCGTTTACGGTGAACAAGGATTTGATAACTGAGGACACCTTGGCGGATTATCATGGCAAGATTATGACGATGCATTGACCGCACTACGAGCATTATCGATATGACTTTCAGGATGATTTAAAGAGGTAACAGTGTTCATAACGCTATTTTCACACGTGATTACCCCCTTTGAACTGCGTGGGGAACGCACGCTGCTATCCAGGCAGCCAATTAGTTGTATGTAAAGATGGACCGGGGCATTCTATGCAACCCACGCGAAAGAATTCAACGCCGCGTTAATACAGTTTATGAAAAGTTGATACGATGTTTGTTCCAGAGACAGAGGGATTAGAGATTTTGTTTAGCGCTCGAGTACATGGCAAACATCTGGCGACAAACGGTTCTCTCACGATGATTGAAATCACCTACGAGGAACACGGTATCGCGGAGATGCACGTTCATCCTTAGAACGAGTCCATCACCTATGAGCAGGAGGGCCAACTCGAAGTACAAGTGGGCGACGAGACGCGCGTTCTAAACGCTGGAGACAGCTTCTATGTGCCTAAAGGGGTTCCCCACCGAGCGTACGCGCTGACAAAGGTAATCACGGTCGATGTGTTCACGCCAGTTCGCACCGATTTGCCATAGAAAACTGCCAGCCACTAAATTGGGCTTTCATCACTTGTGCGGACTTTTCAACGGAGCATCGCTGCATATGAAAGTCAGGAACTCGAATCGCTGCGTGATGAGATAAGCGGCTGAAGGATCTATTATCAGTTACGTGTCAAACGCATACTCCACTCAGCGTATACAGCTGTTTCGCGCCTTGATGCGACAGAAGGTGGGCATTTTTCGAGTGAGAGTCTACTTAATCCGCGAATATTTCGTGGATGTTCCCTTCAGGGTCAGCGAAAAACGCAGTTGTTTGTCCCCATGGCATTGTCGCTGGCTCTTTGATTGGTATCGCGCCCTTCGATACTAGTTCATGGTAAGTGCTTTTCACGTCTTCTGCTGAAGCACATGGGAACGCTAGTTCAAACGCCTGTCCTTTGTGCTCTTCTGCAAAAGATTCGTGATTGTCCGTAATATCTGCCATAATGTGACGTGTACAGATGGCAAACCGAACACCCTCGTTGACAAGCTCTATGTAGCCATCCGTTTCGCTTTTAATAGTGAATCCCAAAACTTCGGTGTAGAAATTTTTCATTTTTGAAATTTTATTCGTCAGTACCGTAATTAATGCGATCTTAGCTCTCATTCCGTCACTCTCCCATTTGTATCATCTCGTGATGATGCAA
This genomic stretch from Sulfoacidibacillus ferrooxidans harbors:
- a CDS encoding VOC family protein — translated: MRAKIALITVLTNKISKMKNFYTEVLGFTIKSETDGYIELVNEGVRFAICTRHIMADITDNHESFAEEHKGQAFELAFPCASAEDVKSTYHELVSKGAIPIKEPATMPWGQTTAFFADPEGNIHEIFAD
- a CDS encoding cupin domain-containing protein, whose translation is MTYEQEGQLEVQVGDETRVLNAGDSFYVPKGVPHRAYALTKVITVDVFTPVRTDLP